From the genome of Gemmatimonadota bacterium:
GAGGTCAATGTGGCGCTTCGGATGCGGCAGGAGGGGGCCGTGATCGGCGGCGAGGGGAACGGCGGGGTGATCCTGCCGGAACTCCATCTGGGCCGCGATGCACCGCTCGGGGTGGCACTGCTCTTGCAACTGCTCCATGAGGATGGGGAGTCCCTGTCGAAGATCGTCGGGCGGTTCCCGAGGTACGCGATCATCAAGGACAAGTTGGACCGCCCGGCCAAGCCGTTGGACGCCGTCTACGGTGCGCTGACGGCGGCCTTCCCGGACGCCGAGGCGGACACGCAGGACGGACTCCGGCTCGGCTGGACGGACCGCTGGGTGCATGTGCGGCCGTCGGGCACCGAACCGATCGTGCGCGTGATCGCCGAGGCGCCGACGCTCGACGCGGCGAGGGCGCTGGTCGAACGCGGGCGTGAACTGTTGGCGAAGCTGGCGTGAGCGGGACCCGGACGAAAGGCGGCGGTCGAGGCTGAAGGCAGCCCCTCGGCGTCATCCTTCGTCCTCCATCCTTCATCCTTTCTCGATTATGTGCGGCATCGTCGGCTACATCGGCCCCAAGCAGGCCACTCCCATCCTCGTCGCCGGCCTCAAGCGGCTCGAGTACCGCGGCTATGACTCCGCGGGCGTCGCCGTGTTCGATGGCGAGTCGCTCGAGACGCGCCGCGCGGCGGGGAAGATCGCCAAGCTCGAAGGGGCCCTCGTCGCCGACCCGGTGACGGGCAAGGTCGGCATCGCACATACCCGCTGGGCGACGCATGGGCCGCCGACGGAGCGCAATGCGCATCCGCACCTGAGCACCGACGAATCGGTCGCGGTCGTGCACAACGGCATCATCGAGAACGCCGACGTGCTGCGGAAGCAGCTCATCGCGCTGGGACACACGTTCCGCTCGGACACCGACACCGAGACCATCGCGCATCTGGTGCAGGAGCTCTACGAGGGCTCGCTCGAGGAGGCGGTGATCGGCGCGCTGCGCAAGGTCGACGGCACGTTCGGCATCGCCGTCGTGTCCAGCCGTGACCCCGAGAAGATCGTCGCCGCCCGCAAGGGAAGCCCGCTGCTCATCGGCATCGGGGATGGCGAGTACTTCCTTGCCTCCGACGCCTCGGCCATCCTCGCGCACACCCGCGAGGTCGTGTACCTCGACGATGGCGACCTCGCCGTGCTGACGCCCGACGGCTACCGCGTGATGGACATCAACGCGTCGCCCATCCGGCGCTCGGTGGAGCGGATCGAGTGGGATCTCGCGGCGATCGAGCGCGGCGGGTACGACCACTTCATGCTCAAGGAGATCTTCGAGCAGCCGCACACCATCGAGAACACGATGCGCGGCCGCCTGATCCTCGAGGACGGCACCAGCAAGCTCGGCGGCATCAACCTGTCGCACGAGCAGCTGATGAACATCGACCAGGTGATCATCACGGCCTGCGGCACCAGCTGGCACTCGGCGCTCATCGGCGAGATGATGATCGAGGATTTCGCGCGGATCCCGTGCGAGGTCGAGTACGCCTCGGAGTTCCGCTATCGCAACCCGATCGTCACGCCGCGCACGCTCTGCATCGTGATCTCGCAGTCGGGCGAGACGGCCGACACGCTCGCCGCGATGCGCGAGGCGAAGCGCCGCGGCGCGCGGACGCTCGGGCTCGTGAACGTCGTCGGGTCGACCATCGCCCGTGAGGACGACGGCGGGATCTATCTGCACGCCGGCCCCGAGATCGGCGTCGCCTCGACCAAGGCCTTCACGAGCCAGGTCGCGGCGCTTGCGCTCTTCGCCCTCAAGCTCGGCCGCAAGCGCACGCTCTCGGTGATGCGCGGCCGCGAGATCGCGCAGGCGCTCGCCGACCTGCCCAAGCAGATCCAGAGCATCCTCGACCGGGCCGCCGAGATCGAGCTGATCGCCGAGCAGTTCAAGGACGCGCACAACTTCCTCTACCTCGGTCGCGGGTACAACTTCCCGGCCGCGCTCGAGGGCGCCCTCAAGCTCAAGGAGATCAGCTACATCCACGCCGAGGGGTATCCGGCGGCCGAGATGAAGCATGGGCCGATCGCCCTCATCGACGAATCGATGCCCGTGGTGTTCATCGCCCCGCACGATGCGGTGTTCGAGAAGGTCGTCTCGAACATCCAGGAGGTGAAGGCGCGGCACGGCAAGACGATCGTCATCACGAGCCGCGATGAACCCGCGCTGCACGGACTCATGGACTACGAATTCCGTGTGCCTGAGACGATCGACATGCTGACGCCGGTGCTCGCCAGCGTGCCGCTCCAGCTCCTCGCGTACTACATCGCGGTGAAGCGCGGCGCGAACGTCGACATGCCGCGCAACCTCGCCAAGTCGGTGACGGTGGAGTAAGCGGCCGCCGAGGCTATCTTGGAGGGCGGGTCCGCTGCGGCGGGCCCGCCCTTCGCGTTCCCGTCACCCGCCCGCCCATGCGACGCCTCTTCGCGCTCCTGCTCCTCCCGGCCGCGCTCCTCGCCCAGGCGCCCGCCGTCCGCGCGGCCCGCCCGGCCCCCGTCACCAATGCGGAGCGCTGGGACCGCGCCTACTTCGCGTGGGAGGCGGGGCGTTACCCCGAGGCGCTCGCAGATCTCCGCGCCGTGCTGGCGTCGGACGACGCCGCGACGTATCACGACCGCATCGCTGAGCTCACCGGCGAGCGGTGGCAGACCGTCGAAGTGGCCCAGGATGCGCGCGCACCGCGTTGGGCACCGGATGGCAGGCACCTCGCCTACGAGTACGGCCCGGCGGCGCGAACAAGGACGACGGTCGTTCGCGTCGAGGCGGGCCGCCGCACGGTCAGCGTCGACGCCGATGCCCGCGCGCTCACCTTCGCACCCGATGGTCGCGCCGCGGCCTGGATCCAGACGCGGGAGAATCCGACCGCCGCGATCGCGTGGATCCGCCTCGACGGGTCTGCACCGGAGCGCATCCCGGTGGATGCCGGCGCGGTCGCGGCGGTCACGCTGATCGGCCGCGCGTCGCTCCAGCTCGCGATGATCACCGGGACGTCCGGGGATTCGCTCGCCGCGCTCCGGCTGCTCGTCCTCGATGGAGCGGAGCGCGCGTGGCGCACGCTCGCCCTCCCCGAGGGGCAGCCGGTCGACATCCTCCGGTCCGCGAACGGCCAGCGCGCGCTGGTCCTCCTCGGCCGGCGCGGCGCGTTCGCGCGCACGGTGCCGGGGTTCGCCGCCGGTGGGCGCTCGGATGCGTTCGCGCTGCTCTCGACGGGCTCGGAGCCGACGGTCGGTCCGCGGATCGCCGGCACGTCGCCTGTGCTCTCCGCTGATGGGTCCACCGTTGCGTGGCTGGTCGCGGACGGGGCGCGCACGCGCATCCTCGCGCAGCGCGGGACCGACGCGCCGACGACGGTCCTCCTGAGCACGACCCCCGTGCAGGGGCTCGCGATCGCGCCCGATGGCTCACGGATCGCCTGGCAGACGATGCTCCGCGAGGACTGGGAGCTCATGACCGCGCCGACGATGGAAGGGGCGGAGCCGACGCGCGTCACGCGCGAGATCCAGCACGACGTCCTGCCGCAGTTCCTCTCGCCCACTCGCCTCCTCGGCCTGATCGGCGAACCGCGACACCGCCGCTCCCACCTCTACGATCTCGCCGCGGGCACGCGCACGCGGCTCTTTCACAACAACACCGTGCGCACCGTCGCGCCGGAGTACGAGTGGGTGCCCTCGCCGGACGGGATGCGGATCGCGATCGTCTCCGAGCGCGATGGCGATACCGTGACGCCGCACCGCCACCTCTACCTCACGGACCTCGCGACGCCGGTCACGCGCGATGACCTCGTGGCCCGTGTGGACGCGATGCGCGCCGCCGAGGACACGCTGCGGGCGAACGGCCGCCGTCTCTTCGCGCCCATCGCCACTTCCGTCCGCGCCGCGACCGAGGCGGTGGATGTGAACCGCATCTACGCGTACGAGAAGGCGCTCTTCGGCTTCGACTCGAAGCACATCACGCAGCCGGGGAACCGGCGTGCCGTGGACTGGCTGCTCGAGACGTACCGGGGCTTCGGCCTCAAGGCGGAGCTGCAGCCGTTCCGCACCGTCGCGACCACCGAGCTCGACGTCGCCAACGTCGTCGCGGTGATCCCTGGCACGGTGAACCCCGAACTCGTCTACGTCATCGGCGCCCACTTCGACTCGCGCGCCGAG
Proteins encoded in this window:
- the glmS gene encoding glutamine--fructose-6-phosphate transaminase (isomerizing) encodes the protein MCGIVGYIGPKQATPILVAGLKRLEYRGYDSAGVAVFDGESLETRRAAGKIAKLEGALVADPVTGKVGIAHTRWATHGPPTERNAHPHLSTDESVAVVHNGIIENADVLRKQLIALGHTFRSDTDTETIAHLVQELYEGSLEEAVIGALRKVDGTFGIAVVSSRDPEKIVAARKGSPLLIGIGDGEYFLASDASAILAHTREVVYLDDGDLAVLTPDGYRVMDINASPIRRSVERIEWDLAAIERGGYDHFMLKEIFEQPHTIENTMRGRLILEDGTSKLGGINLSHEQLMNIDQVIITACGTSWHSALIGEMMIEDFARIPCEVEYASEFRYRNPIVTPRTLCIVISQSGETADTLAAMREAKRRGARTLGLVNVVGSTIAREDDGGIYLHAGPEIGVASTKAFTSQVAALALFALKLGRKRTLSVMRGREIAQALADLPKQIQSILDRAAEIELIAEQFKDAHNFLYLGRGYNFPAALEGALKLKEISYIHAEGYPAAEMKHGPIALIDESMPVVFIAPHDAVFEKVVSNIQEVKARHGKTIVITSRDEPALHGLMDYEFRVPETIDMLTPVLASVPLQLLAYYIAVKRGANVDMPRNLAKSVTVE
- a CDS encoding M20/M25/M40 family metallo-hydrolase, whose product is MRRLFALLLLPAALLAQAPAVRAARPAPVTNAERWDRAYFAWEAGRYPEALADLRAVLASDDAATYHDRIAELTGERWQTVEVAQDARAPRWAPDGRHLAYEYGPAARTRTTVVRVEAGRRTVSVDADARALTFAPDGRAAAWIQTRENPTAAIAWIRLDGSAPERIPVDAGAVAAVTLIGRASLQLAMITGTSGDSLAALRLLVLDGAERAWRTLALPEGQPVDILRSANGQRALVLLGRRGAFARTVPGFAAGGRSDAFALLSTGSEPTVGPRIAGTSPVLSADGSTVAWLVADGARTRILAQRGTDAPTTVLLSTTPVQGLAIAPDGSRIAWQTMLREDWELMTAPTMEGAEPTRVTREIQHDVLPQFLSPTRLLGLIGEPRHRRSHLYDLAAGTRTRLFHNNTVRTVAPEYEWVPSPDGMRIAIVSERDGDTVTPHRHLYLTDLATPVTRDDLVARVDAMRAAEDTLRANGRRLFAPIATSVRAATEAVDVNRIYAYEKALFGFDSKHITQPGNRRAVDWLLETYRGFGLKAELQPFRTVATTELDVANVVAVIPGTVNPELVYVIGAHFDSRAEGPGADDNTSGTAMILEAARVLATRPQPTTLMFVAFTGEEAGLRGAREFGRRMKDSITVVGALNNDMMGWANDQRMDNTIRYSNPGIRDIQHAAAIQFSRLITYDAFYYKNTDANALYDAWGDIVGGIGSYPILGNPHYHMPHDVLETIDHQQLAETSRTTVATIMLLASSPSRLTGLSVTGTAVTWTPAREKGVTRYLVRYGPTEAPMRFTTTVTAPRATIAALRPGWRVAVKAVNARGLEGWDWARAEAR